The genomic interval CACTGACTCACTGATAAGAATATGACTAAATAACTTAACTAagtaacaccttaacatttcagCATTTACTAGCATAAacctgaaaaagaaaataagtcagtagcggttacgtcccttgtttctataatcgattgttcaaatttcactatcaaTTGTCTCCTACGGAGGCATTTCCGATCAAatgtcgattataatcgatcatcggcacaacactaaaagtcacattttttgtaaatttcaaacGAGAGTCACGTTTTAAAAAAACTCTCTTATATTTTATCTTCCAAAAGTTCCTTTCACCTTTCATTAGTTTCTGAAATATGCTCTGGGCAATATTTAGAACTGGAAATAAAAGATCAATGGGAGATAACTTGTTCGCTATGGATTTTAGACAACGTTGTATCCGATTccaatgtcatttataaatgtcattatttttaactttttctttaaataataatgctccggacaaatcttgctttaaaaataataaacaattaatatctATGTTTCCAGTATCATTCAGTTTCCTTCAAGTAGCACACTAGTTCACAAAACATATGTAAGTGCGACACAATACACATGTTTCTTTCCCTTTGTCACTATTTTTGACAGAAGGTACACAATAAGAAACGTTATTACttggaaaatataattatcaatgttaaactcatttgaccgttatgataaaaatgatttatatacagaaaaaatataagcctttataattgtattattttcaataaacagCTACGTGGCCACAGGCTTCCCAGTTAAAAAGCTCTAAATTATTGCATGTATTACTCTATATGTATACAAGtcatatattgttgttgtttttgttttgctcattaaagttaaatgaataaaacacacaaatgcataaaattaaTAACACAACATGTTTTGCAACCTATGCCCCACtgtaatgatattattttgtataaaatatattgtcctTTTAAGGTTTTCCCTAATCAATTTCATAgtgataaataaaatcattatgttAATTGCTATCGATGGAAAATGATAAACGCCTGGAGCATAATTAATTCATAAATACATTAGTATTTTTATTCTAAGGGACTtaacaccagattggcaccaaaaagttttttctgtaacgattcacaggacaattttttaataaaatgttttactctttgatatcatagttgtaaaaaaataccaaaatgtaaaaataaaaatcgagTCAAAGGCCGGGTTCGAACCgatgtcgccaaaattgcagtccagtgttgtatccactgtgctacgaaggtttAACCTTAACCTTTGGAATATATAAGCTATATGCTGGGTATACATAccaagtaatcttttttaatgaaaaaaatacgaaaaaactgcgaaaaataaattaattgtaaactatgtggtacttcagttagttagtttaaatgcattgtacacatcgataccaaaattatgtcagttttcgacaattttctttttttttctctatttcatcatacggtgcaTAGCCCCTTtttagctgcactctcacagattgaacgttttgacaacatttttattttttgtcttggaacgagccaagttTAGCAAAagtccatggaaaccagttatataagactgctgacaaaaaagcagATCGCAaagatttatatttaagtttaaaaattgatgttttatgcatttttcttaaaccgctagTAACGTTAGtaagacattaattttggaacgaaaatatgaaaatctacgatctgttttttgtcagcaatcttatcattggtttgctgatatttacgcaaaaagaAATGCTCTttctaaggcaaaaaataaaaaaagttgtaaagaTAGTGTagtgtgagtgtgcagcttttaATAAATGGAAACATTTCTGACAATTCATGAGATACTAGATTCCAAAGCATTGTGTGAGGGAAAATGCTAGTCCTAACAATATCATCTTTTTATTATTGTCTATAGTTATATTTACAGGTTTTAGTGCTTCCTATTGATACAGCAGTGAGACTTTTAAAACAGAATATGCTGTTAATTGTACAAATGTTACACAGTTCAAGTGTTACGACTGAAATCAAATTGAGAAGTACAAGATTTTTCTATGATTATCACCACACGAAAGCAATATACACTATTGTTACAACTAAACCAGCAAACGGGACAACGATTCCACCGATCgcaaaaagaaatgcaaatttcTTCCAACACGCTGAAATATAAAACGAACAATTGATAAATcgaaaacttataaaataaaaaccatagTATGGTAATCTAACAGTATGAATAAGTCATGCTAATAATTATGTGAAGTATATATGTGCAAAATGGTTAAGAGTATAGGATAGCTCAGTATTAAacaactggttttggttttatatcggtttcacgaactatgtatttgttgttaCATTTTCAAGTAAAACGAAAACTagttatatcatttgttttaacgaaaaccgaaaccggtttttgaaactatcgaaacccctaccggatgcggtttcatcggttcgttccatcctaaaactagtttacttcgaaaacaacatggcggaaagTGCTCATCCATGattgttgaaactcaatctttttgataacaatgccttacaattGGCGAATGAGCTTAATGAAAAAGGCAATATTAATAATGGCTACATGTAGTAGCTCCACCGTGTTGTTGAAACTGTACActaaaccatgcatttgttattttaagcaaaactatcaaaaccggtttCGAATCTGCTAAAACCATTGAAACctaaactgaaactggtttggtatcaacaaaaaagccCTTAGAATATGTATTTGTAAGCAGACATGACCGTTCACGTATACCTTAATAGTTCAAATGCTACCTCGTTCCCGACTTAACAAAACCGTAACGATTGGTGAATATATCATTTAGAATATGTAAACAATCTAAgccgaaaagaaaaaaaaaacacaacaacacttCATTGGTAATTGTTCAACAATTAAGTCACGATTGTTGTGCtcacaaactagtttaaagccccagtacatttatattttactgaccgtttcaaggcggtacctaacaatccttgataaatacattcatattttatgtaatgtagtgtgttgtttgtagagttttgtgttgttgtttaaggtttcttgtttgtgactgtttgtttttgtgtttctatgtctttggcgtttaccataAACAATTATGCCATTAAACGGGATTTGTGTTTAAACTTTAGACTACAGGacttatttctgtagtttttcatttaaatattgacctAATGAAACATGTAACAGCAATAATGTGGTATACCTTGTTTAACACAAACTAATATATACCAAATAATATGATAGTCGTTATCACATCGTGCACTATTTGTTTCAACTCGTTTAagaaatgcaccagtcaattgtaaccacacccccccccccccaggtccgggggtataccgggaatacccggggaaatgggccgtgtttttacctttcaggtggccccgggcagtgccgggtgaatgcggttgttttgtcttcgcgcaaaatatagcgggatatgggccttacctaggtcCCTTGTGTGCGGGGGCATtcagcggggattttaccatcagttcgtccccgaaGAGGGccgtggctacaattgactggtgcataatacgTTGATTAGCTCGCCGAATGATTTCTTACTAACAATATGACAGACCTTGTTGAATAAAGTTGTATATTATAACATGAGTCGTGACAGATCCTACATACATTAAATGGTTGGATATATGAGTTAATAAAATCAAGCAGGCAATGCAACTTGTCTTTTCAGGAAAACGTACAGTTAAACTTGTTGCACCGACTGTTATCATCAGCATCAGCTACAACATCATTCTGGGTGGAATTTGCAGCAGTGACAGGGTCTTGGTTCTGGGCGGTAGAGATTTGGGGCTCCTGCAGGGGCTTGATCTCGAAATGAACCACGTGAGCTTTCGGCTTTTCCCCGAAAACACATCCATCGGTCGGCGGAGTGGCTGGGTGGTGCAAGTTGAAtacatgcaaatataaatatatatatatacatttcgGAAAGGCGATTAATTACAAAACCATAATATATGACAGGTAACAAAGTGGCCTCTTTGTGATAAAGAATGTTTGTTGACATTAATGACTCTCTTTAGAATCGACTTTAAAAATTCTCTGAGAATCACTAAATCATATTCTGTAATGATCGAATGATGCAGAGTACGTGACAATATATACCGAATAATTGCACTGTTTATCTTGGAAGTATGCATTTACCTGTATGCTCTAGAAGTTTTTTATAACTCGAGACGCTGGGATGATTTGCAGGATCACTCCCCCTGTGGTAATCATCGAGTACTGCATCTACctgaaacacaaataaacttGTCAGGCGTATCCCTGAAAGTACAGATAACTGAGACTATCTTTGTTCGTTTGTAATTGTCCGGCCAACATAACAAACTAATTTATTAAATTGCCAAATTTGATTGTCCCGTGAGCAAgcagttatataagaatgctgCTCTTTTAATGTGTCTGAAGTTATCACTCGGTCGTtagttataaaaacaaactataaaatTGAAGTACTATACTGTAATCATAAGTTTAACCATTTTTACCGGTCATA from Mya arenaria isolate MELC-2E11 chromosome 7, ASM2691426v1 carries:
- the LOC128240045 gene encoding uncharacterized protein LOC128240045; translation: MPAVDCPIKGCDYQTPDQEPTIVAALITAHRATHTSLNTAPTVENVDAVLDDYHRGSDPANHPSVSSYKKLLEHTATPPTDGCVFGEKPKAHVVHFEIKPLQEPQISTAQNQDPVTAANSTQNDVVADADDNSRCNKFNSCWKKFAFLFAIGGIVVPFAGLVVTIVYIAFVW